The proteins below are encoded in one region of Nilaparvata lugens isolate BPH chromosome X, ASM1435652v1, whole genome shotgun sequence:
- the LOC120354537 gene encoding uncharacterized protein LOC120354537 — translation MESSSTREQYILPDTPPQQEPSFPSYWAAQAARKKKIPSTSAAPPAAVAAASDSKESPLKRRGVFVERGMSSDEFIIPDTPPSHLGWAPKRVPLTTITTNRQQGKRKLQFLEEEEEETNFVPSKKRMSENTSMAPLLEEAAARDDDDDDEDFIALINKPSPKPWMPLRELAEDVPHTIISVREETNHHGRRIILKINIASMKKISEVYLPQRFSSIISPFKLIHEAKKVESHNRELQAELHSESASAESSSVAKLVAVAFAVTAPFIILFCIVTGVTRRSFCNYLLARRRCADSQDDGLPLSEVTLTTPTTTEAPVPEVAIRFAKPGKVAG, via the exons ATGGAGTCGTCATCCACACGTGAGCAGTACATCCTTCCGGATACACCTCCTCAACAAGAGCCATCATTCCCATCTTACTGGGCAGCGCAAGCTGCGCGGAAGAAGAAGATTCCTTCTACCAGTGCTGCTCCCCCTGCTGCTGTCGCTGCTGCATCCGACTCCAAGGAGTCGCCGCTGAAGAGACGTGGAGTCTTTGTGGAGAGAGGGATGAGCAGCGATGAGTTCATTATACCAGACACACCACCATCTCATCTGGGATGGGCACCGAAGCGTGTACCACTAACAACGATTACCACCAACAGGCAGCAGGGGAAGAGAAAGCTGCAATTtctggaggaggaagaggaggaaaccAACTTCGTACCCtcaaag AAACGTATGTCTGAGAACACCTCCATGGCTCCGTTACTAGAGGAGGCAGCCGCgcgggatgatgatgatgatgatgaggactTCATCGCACTCATCAATAAGCCATCACCAAAACCGTGGATGCCTCTCCGCGAGCTGGCGGAGGATGTTCCACATACTATCATCTCCGTGCGGGAGGAAACGAACCATCATGGCAGacgaattattttgaaaattaatatcgcttctatgaagaaaatctctgaggtatacctgcctcagagattttcttcaataatttcacctTTTAAA CTCATCCATGAGGCAAAGAAGGTGGAGAGTCATAACCGTGAACTACAAGCTGAGCTTCACAGCGAATCAGCATCAGCAGAGTCCAGTTCCGTTGCCAAGTTGGTGGCCGTAGCCTTTGCAGTGACGGCACCCTTCATCATACTATTTTGCATAGTGACTGGTGTCACTCGACGCTCCTTCTGCAACTACCTGCTGGCGAGACGACGTTGTGCCGATTCCCAAGACGATGGCCTGCCTCTGAGCGAGGTGACGCTCACTACACCGACAACAACCGAGGCGCCAGTACCGGAGGTGGCGATCCGCTTTGCCAAGCCTGGCAAGGTTGCCGGCTAG